A single genomic interval of Musa acuminata AAA Group cultivar baxijiao chromosome BXJ3-4, Cavendish_Baxijiao_AAA, whole genome shotgun sequence harbors:
- the LOC103982173 gene encoding probable prolyl 4-hydroxylase 9 produces MKGNRGPRSPLVSRLAREKIRLPAALLLCVVFFLAGLFVSILISSPSQDPSGGGRLTRSRLLELDDEDPERSPMPHGKTGESTPSLIPFQVLSWKPRALYFPNFATAEQCQTIVQKAKSRLRPSTLALRKGETAENTQGIRTSSGTFISASEDSSGVLGQIEEKIARATMIPREQGEAFNILRYEIEQRYASHYDAFNPAEYGPQKSQRVASFLLYLSDVEEGGETMFPYENGSNMDIAYDYEKCIGLKVKPRKGDGLLFYSLFTNGTIDPTSLHGSCPVIKGEKWVATKWIRDQTEK; encoded by the exons ATGAAGGGAAACAGAGGGCCCAGGTCGCCCTTAGTATCTCGGTTGGCACGCGAGAAGATAAGGCTGCCCGCTGCCCTTCTCTTGTGCGTCGTCTTCTTCCTCGCCGGCCTCTTCGTCTCCATTctcatctcctctccctctcag GATCCTTCCGGCGGGGGTCGCCTTACCCGATCTCGGCTGCTGGAGCTCGACGATGAGGATCCCGAGCGGTCGCCGATGCCCCACGGGAAGACCGGGGAATCTACCCCGTCTTTGATCCCTTTCCAG GTTTTGAGCTGGAAACCTCGTGCATTGTATTTTCCAAATTTTGCCACAGCAGAACAATGCCAAACAATTGTACAAAAAGCTAAGTCTAGGCTTAGGCCTTCAACATTAGCTTTACGGAAGGGGGAAACTGCAGAGAATACTCAAGGAATAAGAACAAG TTCTGGCACATTCATAAGTGCATCTGAAGATTCAAGTGGTGTCTTGGGCCAGATAGAGGAGAAGATTGCTAGGGCCACAATGATTCCGAGAGAGCAGGGAGAG GCCTTTAACATCTTGCGCTATGAGATAGAGCAGAGGTATGCTTCTCACTATGATGCATTCAACCCTGCTGAATATGGCCCTCAGAAAAGCCAAAGA GTAGCTTCATTTTTATTGTACTTGTCGGATGTTGAGGAAGGAGGGGAAACCATGTTTCCTTATGAG AATGGATCCAATATGGACATTGCCTATGATTATGAGAAGTGCATTGGCTTGAAGGTGAAACCACGCAAAGGAGATGGGCTCTTATTTTATTCTCTGTTTACAAATGGGACAATTGACCCA ACATCACTCCATGGTAGCTGCCCCGTGATCAAGGGAGAGAAATGGGTAGCAACAAAGTGGATTAGAGATCAAACTGAGAAGTAA
- the LOC135635692 gene encoding vegetative cell wall protein gp1-like, which translates to MGRHAALALAVALVCFHLSSAVAPSPVASPAAVAVPPVSSAAAAPTKHTVPAPTRLAVPVPVPAAPPTKRSTLSPATSPTKSSAHLYPAAAPARSTATAPPPAAQPPTKSTRHITSPPASAPISSRVTASPPTGHITSPPTSAPISSHVTASPPTSAPVSSHVTASPPTSAPVSSPVIAVPPTSAPVSSHVTATPPTSAPVSSPVLAVPPTSAPVHSPATAAPPTTAPVSSSPRAAPPTFVPVSSPPTAAPPTSAPISSHVTAPLASSPTVPPPAPSTAPPTPVPASPPPSIPPTLPSPAPAPVRAAAPAPAAAPPKLAEVPAPAPSKPKKGAPASSPAAVIPPSSTAASPANEAASPGPSGPEETSGAGRARKMMNSLGVALSIGMLVV; encoded by the exons ATGGGCAGGCACgccgccctcgccctcgccgtcgCCCTCGTCTGCTTTCATCTCTCCTCCGCCGTCGCACCGTCGCCGGTTGCATCCCCCGCCGCCGTCGCCGTCCCTCCCGTTTCCTCTGCTGCTGCCGCTCCCACCAAACACACTGTTCCCGCCCCAACCAGACTCGCTGTCCCCGTCCCCGTCCCCGCCGCTCCTCCCACCAAACGCAGCACCCTCTCCCCCGCCACTTCCCCCACTAAGTCCTCCGCCCACCTCTACCCCGCCGCTGCCCCCGCCAGATCTACCGCCACCGCCCCACCCCCCGCCGCCCAACCACCCACCAAGTCCACCAGACACATCACCTCTCCTCCCGCCTCCGCACCCATCTCCTCCCGTGTGACCGCCTCTCCTCCCACCGGACACATCACCTCTCCTCCCACCTCCGCACCCATCTCCTCCCATGTGACCGCCTCCCCTCCCACCTCCGCACCCGTCTCCTCCCATGTGACCGCCTCCCCTCCCACCTCCGCACCCGTCTCCTCCCCTGTGATCGCTGTTCCTCCCACCTCCGCACCCGTCTCCTCTCATGTGACCGCTACCCCTCCCACCTCCGCACCCGTCTCCTCCCCTGTTCTCGCCGTCCCTCCCACCTCCGCACCCGTCCACTCCCCTGCGACCGCAGCCCCTCCCACCACCGCACCCGTCTCCTCATCACCGAGAGCTGCCCCTCCCACCTTCGTACCCGTCTCCTCACCACCGACGGCTGCCCCTCCCACCTCCGCACCCATCTCCTCCCATGTGACCGCTCCCCTTGCCTCGTCCCCGACTGTGCCGCCCCCGGCTCCCTCGACTGCTCCGCCCACGCCGGTCCCCGCCAGCCCTCCACCGAGCATTCCACCCACATTGCCTTCCCCGGCCCCGGCCCCGGTCCGTGCTGCCGCCCCTGCGCCGGCCGCAGCCCCTCCGAAGCTCGCCGAGGTTCCAGCTCCAGCGCCGTCTAAACCGAAGAAGGGCGCCCCTGCCTCTTCGCCGGCCGCCGTCATCCCGCCGTCAAGTACCGCAGCATCCCCGGCCAACGAGGCCGCCTCGCCCGGCCCCAGTGGACCCGAAGAGACG AGCGGAGCAGGGAGAGCGAGGAAGATGATGAACAGTTTGGGGGTGGCGCTATCCATCGGCATGTTGGTCGTCTAG
- the LOC103982171 gene encoding uncharacterized protein LOC103982171 has translation MEKKQGFFSALREEVARGLTPARARGRSRSRSESPRRGPSPVVELLLLPRRRWRRRGMVRGPAVPRSGSLAPLMEGPDSGEGEGDEARKERGWGQWVKGQLSRAPSVSTSAAASCRPSDLRLLLGVMAAPLAPIHVCSTDPLPHLSIKDTPIETSSAQYILQQYTAASGGLKLLSSVRNAYAMGKVRMVATELEMATKIVRKRNASRDAESGSFVLWQMAPDMWYVELAAGGGKVRAGCNGKLVWRHTPWLGAHAAKGPVRPLRRALQGLDPLTTASMFANARCIGEKKVNGEDCFILKLCADPQTLRARSEGPAEVIRHVLFGYFSQRTGLLIHIEDSHLTRIQASAGGDAAYWETSINSFIDDYRPVDGMMIAHSGHSVVTLFRFGEVAMSHTKTRMEEAWTIEEVAFNVPGLSMDCFIPPADIKRGSISEACELPQGERGENTVAGNHRAKVAALEKSHDGADGNIVWRVEV, from the exons ATGGAGAAGAAGCAAGGGTTCTTTTCGGCGCTGAGGGAGGAGGTGGCGAGGGGGCTGACGCCGGCGCGGGCGCGGGGGAGGTCGAGGTCGAGATCGGAGAGCCCCCGGCGGGGACCGTCGCCGGTGGTGGAGCTTCTGCTGCTgccgcggcggcggtggaggcggcGCGGGATGGTGCGGGGACCGGCGGTGCCGAGATCCGGGAGCCTGGCGCCGCTGATGGAGGGCCCTGAttcgggggagggggagggggatgaGGCGCGCAAGGAGCGGGGGTGGGGGCAGTGGGTGAAGGGACAGCTCTCCCGGGCGCCATCCGTAtccacctccgccgccgcctcgtGCCGGCCTTCGGACCTCCGGCTTCTTCTTGGGGTCATGGCGGCGCCCCTCGCCCCCATCCACGTCTGCTCCACCGACCCGCTTCCTCACCTTAGTATCAAGGACACTCCCATC GAGACGTCGTCGGCGCAGTACATCCTTCAGCAGTATACAGCGGCATCAGGAGGTCTGAAGTTGCTGAGCTCCGTCAGGAATGCTTACGCAATGGGGAAGGTAAGGATGGTGGCAACCGAGCTCGAGATGGCCACCAAGATCGTCAGGAAGAGGAATGCATCCAGGGATGCAGAGTCCGGTAGCTTCGTCCTCTGGCAGATGGCACCTGACATGTGGTATGTGGAGCTTGCAGCCGGTGGCGGCAAGGTCCGTGCCGGTTGTAATGGGAAGCTAGTTTGGCGCCACACACCATGGCTCGGTGCCCATGCCGCCAAGGGCCCTGTCCGGCCCCTTCGTCGGGCTCTTCAG GGTCTTGATCCGCTGACCACAGCTAGCATGTTCGCCAATGCACGATGCATTGGGGAGAAGAAGGTCAACGGGGAGGATTGCTTCATCCTCAAGCTATGTGCGGATCCACAGACGCTCAGGGCAAGGAGCGAGGGACCTGCCGAGGTCATTAGGCATGTCTTATTTGGATACTTTAGCCAGAGAACGGGACTACTCATCCATATTGAGGATTCACATCTGACTCGAATCCAAGCAAGTGCCGGCGGTGATGCTGCTTACTGGGAAACCTCCATCAACTCCTTCATCGACGATTATCGTCCGGTCGATGGCATGATGATTGCGCACTCTGGTCACTCGGTTGTCACTCTTTTTCGGTTCGGTGAAGTGGCCATGAGCCACACGAAAAccaggatggaggaggcttggaccaTCGAGGAGGTTGCCTTTAATGTTCCTGGTCTCTCTATGGATTGTTTTATCCCTCCGGCTGATATAAAACGTGGGTCCATCAGCGAAGCCTGTGAGCTACCTCAGGGAGAAAGAGGGGAGAACACCGTGGCTGGGAATCATCGGGCCAAGGTCGCGGCACTGGAGAAGTCACATGATGGCGCTGATGGTAACATCGTGTGGAGGGTGGAAGTCTAA
- the LOC135636108 gene encoding probable E3 ubiquitin-protein ligase RHY1A, producing MTIASKFFYCRRTSASSRSSEQQLDRVNADRDRRLRRDRRSSHEERRPDGPSRARQLLHPRSDRTPHESIGLDKSTSELEEGNSRNHRYASGRVVRSSRVLGDEFHDHLPDSVLEARTRLLERLKGVHLTGSRQESRAADISDHPPAEVSNVSKCNHWKTATASDQLKSGDPAAEIIFQAEQVSSSGDINKKPCVLGHRPKDELFIDTDGDGIPKGLLECSICLEKFSEGEGVIRLPCGHMYHHACLEPWMQAHQLCPYCRASVVG from the exons ATGACGATAGCTTCGAAGTTCTTCTACTGCCGGAGGACGTCTGCCTCCAGCAGGAGCTCGGAGCAACAGCTGGATCGCGTCAACGCAGATCGAGACCGCCGCCTTCGTCGTGACCGCCGCAGCAGCCACGAGGAGCGCCGGCCTGATGGCCCTTCCCGCGCTCGGCAGCTCCTCCACCCCCGCTCCGACCGAACG CCACATGAATCGATTGGACTGGACAAAAGCACTAGCGAACTTGAAGAAGGCAATAGCAGGAATCATCGGTATGCATCCGGTAGAGTTGTTCGGTCGTCGAGAGTGCTTGGAGACGAGTTCCATGATCATCTTCCTGATTCTGTCCTGGAAGCTAGAACTCGACTTCTAGAGAGACTGAAAGGTGTTCATCTAACGGGGAGCAG GCAAGAGAGCCGAGCCGCAGACATCTCTGATCACCCTCCTGCTGAAGTATCGAACGTGAGTAAATGCAATCACTGGAAAACTGCAACCGCCTCCGATCAGCTGAAATCCGGTGATCCAGCTGctgaaattatatttcaagcagagCAGGTATCATCTTCCGGTGATATAAACAAAAAGCCATGTGTACTCGGTCATCGCCCGAAGGATGAACTGTTCATCGACACAGACGGCGATGGAATTCCTAAAGGGTTACTCGAGTGTTCTATATGTCTGGAGAAGTTCTCGGAGGGGGAAGGAGTGATCCGACTGCCGTGTGGGCATATGTATCATCATGCTTGCTTAGAACCATGGATGCAGGCTCATCAGCTTTGCCCATATTGTCGAGCAAGTGTCGTAGGCTGA
- the LOC103982174 gene encoding LOB domain-containing protein 37, with product MSCNGCRVLRRGCSATCILRQCIQCIDGAGAQAHATAFVAKFFGRSTLLSFLSSVPLPRRPAAFRSLLYEACGRTINPVTGATGLLWTGNWHLCEAAVATVLGGGTIHPLPELAGAADAKELYEYQRRGVSSSSSSSSPPPRKRRRDYDAKRPPTRELYPMPESPDGGGDNKRRASTPSATSASSVTTISEGGCGDQTAAEKPTILNLFV from the exons ATGAGCTGCAACGGTTGCAGAGTACTGCGGAGGGGCTGCAGCGCCACCTGCATCCTCCGGCAGTGTATCCAGTGCATCGACGGCGCCGGCGCGCAGGCTCACGCCACCGCCTTCGTCGCCAAGTTCTTCGGCCGCTCCAccctcctctccttcctctcctccgtCCCTCTTCCCCGTCGCCCCG CTGCCTTCCGATCCTTGCTTTACGAGGCGTGCGGCCGCACCATCAACCCCGTGACCGGCGCCACGGGGCTGCTGTGGACCGGGAACTGGCACCTGTGCGAGGCGGCGGTGGCGACAGTGCTTGGTGGTGGAACCATTCATCCGCTGCCGGAACTGGCCGGCGCAGCCGATGCGAAGGAGCTGTACGAGTATCAAAGGAGAGGGGtctcgtcctcgtcctcctcctcctcgccaccaccgaggaagaggaggagagattATGATGCCAAGAGACCTCCCACTCGCGAGCTGTACCCGATGCCAGAGTCACCAGATGGCGGCGGGGACAACAAGCGGCGGGCGTCGACGCCATCGGCAACGTCAGCGAGCTCGGTGACAACGATAAGCGAGGGAGGATGTGGAGATCAGACCGCAGCAGAGAAGCCGACGATTCTAAATCTCTTCGTATGA